In Helianthus annuus cultivar XRQ/B chromosome 8, HanXRQr2.0-SUNRISE, whole genome shotgun sequence, a single genomic region encodes these proteins:
- the LOC110869417 gene encoding disease resistance protein RPV1-like — MASSSSSFHSVPASISQSWNYDVFLSFRGEDTRKSFVDHLYLALVQQGIQAYKDDETLPRGESISPALLKAIQDSRIAVVVFSKNYADSSWCLDELAHIMECMDTTGQIVMPIFYHVDPSDVRKQNGKYGKAFRKHKRENKHKVESWRKALEKAGNLSGWVIDENM; from the exons ATGGCATCTTCATCCTCCTCCTTTCACTCAGTTCCTGCCTCTATTTCTCAATCATGGAATTATGACGTATTTTTGAGTTTTAGAGGCGAAGACACCCGCAAGAGCTTTGTGGATCATCTCTACTTGGCTCTGGTACAGCAAGGGATCCAGGCGTACAAGGATGACGAAACACTTCCTCGGGGTGAGTCAATCAGTCCAGCCCTCTTGAAGGCAATCCAAGACTCACGGATCGCCGTTGTTGTATTCTCCAAAAACTATGCGGATTCATCTTGGTGCTTGGATGAGCTTGCACATATTATGGAGTGCATGGACACGACAGGGCAAATCGTGATGCCCATATTTTATCACGTAGATCCCTCTGATGTGAGAAAACAAAATGGGAAATATGGAAAAGCATTTAGAAAAC ATAAGAGGGAAAATAAGCACAAAGTTGAATCATGGAGAAAAGCTCTGGAAAAGGCAGGCAACCTATCTGGATGGGTCATCGATGAAAACATGTAA
- the LOC110870752 gene encoding disease resistance protein RUN1-like: YPSRSHEAKRIKEIVGTISRRLSSLFTNVNKDLIGIETRLQDLKSKLKMESGGVRIIGIWGVGGGGKTTLASAAYAEISHRFEAHCLLENIREESNKHGLTKLQEKFLSLVLKTKDVVGSEIEGRSMIERGLRNKSVLVVLDDVDDLKQLEALARSHAWFGEGSRVIITTRDEHLLTRHADEVYEVSLLSSDEAMELFNKHAYHKDKPIEDYEMLSKEVVSYASGLPLALEILGSFLYDKNKDEWKSALAKLKCIPNVTVTERLKISYDGLEPDHQKLFLDIACFWRRKIMDEAMMVLDACNLHPRIGVKVLIQKSLIKVDSDGLFDIKVFDMHDLVEEMAHYIVRGAHPNNPEKYSRIWKMEDIAYLCDMGADAVPMVKIIFAIKYFIYETEVLAFQSTIGHPGLSDVVASMKKLRWIRIHGYMTSSFPSNFQPRELGYLQLIFSRQKELWHGYKHLPNLKILDLTRSYGLIRTPDFDGLPCLERLILEECESLEEIHPSIGYHKRLVFVNMRWCRALKRFPPIIHMKTLETLDLSRCKQLQQFPDIQSNMSLPCLERLNLSWCERLEEIHPSIGYHKRLVSVDMTRCTALKRFPPIIQMQMLETLDLSYCKLQQFPDIQSNMIKDKLA, from the exons tatccaTCACGCAGTCATGAAGCAAAACGCATCAAGGAAATTGTTGGTACAATTTCTCGTAGGTTGTCTTCACTATTTACAAACGTCAATAAAGACCTCATTGGAATAGAGACACGCTTACAGGATCTGAAATCAAAGTTGAAAATGGAGTCAGGTGGGGTACGCATTATTGGAATATGGGGAGTTGGGGGTGGTGGTAAGACTACTCTCGCATCTGCTGCTTATGCGGAAATCTCTCACCGATTTGAAGCTCACTGCCTTCTTGAAAATATTCGTGAGGAGTCAAACAAGCATGGTTTGACAAAGTTGCAAGAAAAATTTCTCTCACttgttttgaaaacaaaagacgtGGTAGGGAGTGAGATAGAAGGAAGAAGCATGATAGAAAGAGGGTTACGTAATAAAAGTGTTTTAGTTGTTCTTGACGATGTTGATGACCTCAAGCAACTAGAGGCATTAGCCAGATCGCATGCTTGGTTTGGTGAGGGGAGCAGGGTAATAATCACAACCAGGGATGAGCATTTGCTAACCCGCCATGCAGATGAAGTATATGAAGTGAGTTTGTTATCAAGTGACGAGGCTATGGAGCTCTTCAACAAACATGCATATCATAAAGATAAACCTATAGAAGATTACGAGATGCTTTCAAAAGAGGTAGTTTCTTATGCTAGTGGGCTTCCATTAGCACTTGAAATTCTAGGTTCTTTTCTATATGACAAAAACAAGGATGAGTGGAAGAGTGCATTGGCCAAGTTAAAATGCATCCCAAATGTTACAGTCACCGAAAGACTCAAAATAAGTTATGATGGACTTGAACCCGACCATCaaaaattattcttagatattgcTTGTTTTTGGAGGAGAAAAATCATGGATGAGGCAATGATGGTGCTTGATGCTTGTAATTTACACCCTCGTATAGGGGTGAAGGTGTTAATTCAAAAGTCTCTCATAAAAGTTGATTCAGATGGACTATTTGACATAAAAGTATTTGATATGCATGACTTGGTAGAAGAAATGGCTCACTACATTGTTAGAGGGGCACACCCTAATAATCCTGAAAAGTATAGCAGGATTTGGAAGATGGAAGACATAGCATACCTCTGTGATATGGGGGCAGATGCAGTGCCAATGGTTAAAATTATCTTTGCAATAAaatatttcatatat GAAACTGAAGTATTAGCTTTCCAAAGTACTATTGGTCATCCGGGTCTATCTGATGTTGTTGCAAGCATGAAGAAACTTCGGTGGATTCGTATTCATGGGTATATGACATCTTCATTCCCATCAAATTTTCAGCCAAGAGAGCTTGGTTATCTACAGTTGATATTCAGCCGACAAAAAGAACTGTGGCATGGGTATAAG CATCTACCAAATTTGAAAATTCTTGATCTTACGAGATCATATGGACTAATCAGGACACCAGATTTTGACGGCCTTCCATGTCTTGAAAGATTGATTTTAGAGGAGTGTGAGAGTTTAGAAGAGATTCATCCATCAATTGGATATCACAAAAGGCTTGTTTTCGTGAACATGAGATGGTGTAGAGCACTTAAAAGGTTTCCACCCATCATACACATGAAAACATTGGAGACTCTTGATCTCAGTCGTTGCAAACAACTTCAACAGTTTCCGGATATCCAGTCGAACATG AGTCTACCGTGTCTTGAGAGATTGAATTTATCATGGTGTGAGAGATTAGAAGAGATTCATCCATCAATTGGATATCACAAAAGGCTTGTTTCCGTGGACATGACCAGGTGTACAGCACTTAAAAGGTTTCCACCCATCATACAGATGCAAATGTTGGAGACTCTTGATCTCTCTTATTGCAAACTTCAACAGTTTCCGGATATCCAGTCGAACATG ATTAAAGACAAATTAGCTTAG
- the LOC110871776 gene encoding probable WRKY transcription factor 75 → MDNFAPVFPYNSSSSTSPTAVSSHLSLNLMTDYSDHNSSYDQLEDDHDQNLGFVGKNVNCSSEEVGLDHVSSATSELGNSEGNCGSGSGSGSGKIHVKKGDKKIRKPKCAFQTRSQVDILDDGYRWRKYGQKAVKNNKFPRSYYRCTYQGCNVKKQVQRLSKDEGVVVTTYEGTHSHPIEKSTDNFEHILTQMQIYSSC, encoded by the exons atggACAACTTTGCTCCAGTTTTCCCCTACAACTCATCGTCTTCGACCTCACCAACCGCGGTTTCTTCGCATCTTTCACTCAACTTAATGACAGACTACTCAGATCACAACAGTAGTTATGATCAGTTAGAGGATGATCATGATCAGAATCTTGGTTTTGTCGGGAAAAACGTTAATTGTAGCTCCGAAGAAGTCGGGTTGGATCATGTTTCTTCGGCTACTAGTGAGTTGGGTAATAGTGAAGGGAATTGTGGTTCTGGATCTGGATCCGGGTCGGGTAAGATCCATGTTAAGAAAGGTGATAAGAAGATTCGAAAACCGAAGTGCGCGTTTCAGACAAGGAGTCAAGTTGATATTCTTGATGATGGTTATAGATGGAGGAAGTATGGTCAGAAGGCTGTTAAGAATAACAAGTTTCCCAG AAGCTATTATCGGTGTACATATCAAGGATGCAACGTGAAGAAACAGGTTCAAAGGCTATCTAAGGATGAGGGAGTCGTAGTTACGACTTATGAAGGAACACATTCCCATCCGATCGAGAAATCTACCGATAACTTTGAGCATATTTTGACTCAGATGCAAATCTATTCTTCTTGCTAG